The following are encoded together in the Drosophila sechellia strain sech25 chromosome 3R, ASM438219v1, whole genome shotgun sequence genome:
- the LOC6607361 gene encoding uncharacterized protein LOC6607361, translating into MADCSYVRCQQERRLIKKKLLKWSTDMLHIVALERVAEECMGRRQWKHYQDILTCSHLNIEEQQPIAIAGSEDEPSQYNHSSKEISQSNPNHCKTENHRLEQHHNGSQLLEEDSENNQTSHDSSRTPTPGATSTPSPPPEPIDWRPSAKCNFCVNGRLLTVNAQGKLVAESAATATSSSTSNSHIHQHDSDSNSSASLPHHISSSSGSNNNSSGNRARHIAAASARATPAAATPANSLELYKLLTQRAAKMTSMDSMAAQLAQFSLLADFNLINSLASQQHQQQQQQQQQIASAVTPTTSEVSAAAISPALKDTPSPSADAPLDLSSKPSPNSSISGDVKSVRACATPTSSGRRAYSEEDLSRALQDVVANKLDARKSASQHHEQRSILDNRLFKMKHQDQDQDHDGDELEDSNDDAEAEVDSNASTPAYPAEFARAQLRKLSHLSEHNGSDLGEDLDRGSPKMGRHPACGNASANQGAPPSIPLDANVLLHTLMLAAGIGAMPKLDETQTVGDLIKGLLVANTGGMMNEGLLNLLSASQENSNGNASLLLQQQQHQQHHQQQQQHVAAYRHRLPKSETPETNSSLDPNDASEDPILKIPSFKVSGPASSSSLSPSGLVGGHHHTLNNNNSLSISNNSNHSSNSHRNGSNRSPHSASPMLAAAVAQGGYSAGNSLLTSSSSSIQKMMASNIQRQINEQSAQESLRNGNVSDCSSNNGGSSSLGYKKPSISVAKIIGGTDTSRFGASPNLLSQQHHPAHHLTHQQQQQQLSAQDALGKGTRPKRGKYRNYDRDSLVEAVKAVQRGEMSVHRAGSYYGVPHSTLEYKVKERHLMRPRKREPKPQPDLVGLTGPANKLQLDKLKAGPHGGSKLSNALKNQNNQAAAAAAAAAAAAAAATPNGLKLPLFEAGPQQLSFQPNMFWPQTNATNAYGLDFNRITEAMRNPQASNHHGLLKSPQDMVENVYDGIIRKTLLASEGNGSAAGNGSNGSNGNGHGHGHGHGHALLDQLLVKKTPLPFTNHRNNDYAATSGESVKRSGSPMGNYADIKRERLSADSGGSSDEEHSASHINNNNSDLAHNKNKSGGGGNGQTNGNGRSSRMTSRDDSETDASSLKSGESGGQQNHKMMDLNGGSSSSSHIKCESEAATGHHSPGHHTTSILHEKLAQIKAEQADQADQL; encoded by the exons CCCTAGAACGCGTTGCTGAAGAATGTATGGGTCGCAGGCAATGGAAACATTATCAAGACATACTGACGTGCAGCCACTTGAATATCGAGGAGCAACAGCCCATAGCAATAGCCGGTTCCGAGGACGAGCCATCGCAATACAACCACAGCAGCAAGGAGATCAGCCAGAGCAATCCCAACCACTGTAAGACAGAGAACCACCGTCTGGAGCAGCACCACAACGGCAGCCAGCTACTGGAAGAAGATTCTG AGAACAACCAAACATCACACGATTCATCACGTACACCAACACCGGGAGCCACCAGTACACCATCACCACCGCCAGAACCCATCGATTGGAGACCGTCGGCCAAGTGCAACTTCTGTGTTAACGGTCGCCTGCTAACGGTTAACGCCCAGGGCAAGTTGGTGGCCGAGTCAGCAGCAACTGCCACTAGTAGTAGCACTAGTAATAGCCACATTCATCAG CACGACAGTGACAGCAACTCGAGCGCATCACTGCCCCaccacatcagcagcagcagcggcagcaacaacaatagcagtGGCAACAGGGCACGCCACATTGCTGCTGCAAGTGCAagagcaacaccagcagcggCCACACCCGCCAACTCCCTCGAACTCTACAAGCTGCTGACCCAGCGGGCAGCCAAAATGACATCGATGGACTCGATGGCCGCCCAGCTGGCGCAATTCTCACTGCTGGCCGACTTCAATCTGATCAACTCGCTGGCCAGCcaacagcaccagcagcagcagcagcaacagcaacagatcGCTAGTGCGGTAACGCCAACTACCTCAGAAGTATCTGCAGCCGCAATCAGTCCCGCACTCAAAGATACACCCAGTCCCAGTGCGGATGCACCGCTCGATCTTAGCAGCAAACCATCGCCGAACTCATCGATTAGCGGCGATGTGAAGTCCGTCAG AGcctgtgccacgcccacgtcATCGGGAAGAAGGGCGTACAGTGAAGAGGATCTGAGCCGGGCCCTGCAGGATGTGGTGGCCAACAAGCTGGATGCCCGGAAATCGGCTAGCCAGCACCACGAGCAGCGCTCCATTCTGGACAACCGGCTGTTCAAGATGAAACACCAGGACCAGGATCAGGATCATGATGGCGACGAGCTCGAGGACTCCAACGATGATGCTGAGGCGGAAGTGGACAGCAATGCGTCGACACCGGCGTATCCGGCAGAGTTTGCAAGGGCACAACTGCGCAAACTGAGCCACCTGTCCGAGCACAATGGCAGCGATCTGGGCGAGGATCTGGATCGTGGATCACCGAAAATGGGGCGACATCCGGCCTGCGGCAATGCCAGTGCCAATCAGGGCGCTCCGCCATCCATTCCGCTGGATGCCAATGTCCTGCTGCACACTCTGATGCTGGCAGCTGGCATCGGAGCAATGCCCAAGCTGGATGAGACGCAAACGGTGGGCGACTTGATCAAGGGTCTGCTGGTGGCCAACACTGGTGGCATGATGAACGAGGGACTGCTGAATCTGCTGTCCGCCAGTCAGGAGAACAGCAATGGTAATGcctcgctgctgctgcaacagcagcagcatcagcaacaccatcaacagcagcagcagcatgtaGCCGCCTACCGGCATCGCCTGCCCAAGTCGGAGACTCCGGAAACGAACTCCTCTTTGGATCCGAACGATGCCAGCGAGGATCCCATACTGAAGATTCCGTCCTTCAAGGTCAGCGGTccggccagcagcagcagcctgtCGCCGAGCGGACTGGTAGGTGGTCACCACCATACgctgaacaacaacaacagcctcagcatcagcaacaacagcaaccacagcagcaacagccatCGGAACGGCAGCAATCGCAGCCCGCATTCCGCATCGCCCATGCTGGCCGCGGCCGTGGCCCAAGGTGGCTACTCCGCCGGCAACAGTTTGCTGACCTCATCCTCGTCCAGCATACAGAAGATGATGGCCAGCAATATCCAGCGGCAGATCAACGAGCAGAGTGCCCAGGAGAGTCTCAGGAACGGGAATGTTAGcgattgcagcagcaacaatggcgGCTCCTCCTCGCTGGGATACAAGAAGCCGAGCATTTCGGTGGCCAAGATCATTGGCGGAACGGACACCTCACGGTTCGGAGCCTCGCCCAATCTGCTGTCCCAACAGCACCATCCGGCTCACCACCTGacccaccagcaacagcagcagcagctaagCGCCCAGGACGCATTGGGCAAGGGAACGCGACCAAAAAGGGGCAAGTATCGCAACTACGACCGCGACAGTTTGGTGGAGGCGGTCAAGGCGGTGCAGAGAGGTGAAATGTCGGTTCATCGGGCGGGCAGCTACTACGGCGTACCGCATTCCACGCTGGAGTACAAGGTCAAGGAGCGTCACCTGATGCGACCGCGCAAGCGGGAGCCCAAGCCGCAGCCCGATCTCGTCGGCCTGACCGGACCAGCCAACAAGCTGCAGCTGGACAAACTGAAGGCGGGACCACATGGTGGCTCCAAGCTGAGCAATGCCCTTAAGAACCAAAACAACCAggcggctgcggcggcggcggcagcagcagcagcagcggccgctgccacgcccaacGGCCTGAAACTGCCCCTCTTCGAGGCGGGTCCACAGCAGTTGTCCTTTCAGCCGAACATGTTCTGGCCCCAGACGAACGCCACGAATGCCTACGGCCTGGACTTCAATCGCATCACGGAGGCGATGCGGAATCCCCAGGCCTCCAATCACCACGGCCTGTTGAAGAGTCCCCAGGACATGGTGGAGAACGTGTACGATGGCATCATCAGGAAGACGCTGCTGGCGAGCGAGGGCAACGGCAGTGCGGCGGGTAATggcagcaacggcagcaatGGCAACGGGCATGGGCACGGGCATGGCCATGGACACGCCCTGCTCGATCAGCTGCTGGTGAAGAAGACCCCCTTGCCGTTCACCAACCATCGGAACAATGACTACGCCGCCACCAGCGGGGAGAGCGTGAAGCGGTCGGGCAGTCCCATGGGCAACTATGCGGACATCAAGCGGGAGCGCCTGAGCGCCgacagcggcggcagcagcgatGAGGAGCACTCGGCCAgccacatcaacaacaacaacagcgattTGGCGCACAACAAGAACAagagcggcggcggcggcaatgGCCAGACCAATGGGAACGGCAGGAGCAGCCGGATGACGTCGCGGGATGACTCCGAAACGGATGCCAGCAGTTTGAAGAGCGGCGAAAGTGGCGGCCAGCAAAACCATAAAATGATGGATCTCaatggcggcagcagcagcagcagtcacATCAAGTGCGAATCGGAGGCGGCCACCGGACACCACAGTCCTGGACACCACACCACATCCATACTGCACGAGAAGCTGGCCCAGATCAAGGCCGAGCAGGCGGACCAGGCGGATCAGTTATAG